In the genome of Capra hircus breed San Clemente chromosome 5, ASM170441v1, whole genome shotgun sequence, one region contains:
- the ACVR1B gene encoding activin receptor type-1B isoform X1, producing the protein MAESAGASSFFPLVVLLLAGSGGSGPRGIQALLCACTSCLQANYTCETDGACMVSIFNLDGMEHHVRTCIPKVELVPAGKPFYCLSSEDLRNTHCCYTDFCNKIDLRVPSGHLKEPEHPSMWGPVELVGIIAGPVFLLFLIIIIVFLVINYHQRVYHNRQRLDMEDPSCEMCLSKDKTLQDLVYDLSTSGSGSGLPLFVQRTVARTIVLQEIIGKGRFGEVWRGRWRGGDVAVKIFSSREERSWFREAEIYQTVMLRHENILGFIAADNKDNGTWTQLWLVSDYHEHGSLFDYLNRYTVTIEGMIKLALSAASGLAHLHMEIVGTQGKPGIAHRDLKSKNILVKKNGMCAIADLGLAVRHDAVTDTIDIAPNQRVGTKRYMAPEVLDETINMKHFDSFKCADIYALGLVYWEIARRCNSGGVHEEYQLPYYDLVPSDPSIEEMRKVVCDQKLRPNIPNWWQSYEALRVMGKMMRECWYANGAARLTALRIKKTLSQLSVQEDVKI; encoded by the exons CTCTGCTGTGTGCGTGCACCAGCTGCCTCCAAGCCAACTACACGTGTGAGACGGATGGGGCCTGCATGGTCTCCATTTTCAACCTGGACGGGATGGAGCACCACGTGCGGACCTGCATCCCCAAAGTGGAGCTGGTCCCCGCCGGGAAGCCCTTCTACTGCCTGAGCTCCGAGGACTTGCGCAacacacactgctgctacactgaCTTCTGCAACAAGATCGACCTGAGGGTGCCCAGCG GTCATCTCAAGGAGCCTGAACACCCCTCCATGTGGGGCCCCGTGGAGCTGGTGGGCATCATTGCCGGCCCAGTGTTCCTCCTGTTTCTCATCATCATCATCGTTTTCCTTGTCATTAACTATCACCAGCGCGTCTATCACAACCGCCAGAGGCTGGACATGGAGGACCCCTCGTGTGAGATGTGTCTCTCCAAGGACAAGACGCTCCAGGACCTGGTCTACGACCTCTCCACGTCAGGGTCTGGCTCAG GGCTACCCCTCTTCGTCCAGCGCACAGTGGCCCGGACCATCGTCTTACAGGAGATAATTGGCAAGGGCCGGTTTGGAGAAGTGTGGCGTGGCCGCTGGCGGGGCGGTGATGTGGCTGTGAAAATATTCTCTTCTCGGGAGGAACGGTCTTGGTTCCGGGAAGCAGAGATATACCAGACAGTCATGCTTCGCCATGAAAACATCCTTGGGTTCATCGCCGCTGACAATAAAG ATAACGGCACCTGGACACAGCTGTGGCTCGTGTCAGACTATCACGAGCACGGCTCCCTGTTTGACTATCTGAACCGGTACACGGTGACCATCGAGGGGATGATCAAGCTGGCCTTGTCGGCCGCCAGCGGGCTGGCACACCTGCACATGGAGATCGTGGGCACCCAAG ggaaacctggaatTGCTCATCGAGACTTAAAGTCAAAGAACATCCTGGTGAAGAAAAATGGCATGTGCGCCATTGCAGACCTGGGTCTGGCTGTCCGTCACGATGCAGTCACGGACACCATAGACATTGCCCCTAACCAGAGGGTGGGAACTAAACG ATACATGGCCCCTGAAGTACTTGATGAAACCATCAACATGAAGCACTTTGACTCCTTTAAATGTGCTGATATCTATGCCCTCGGTCTTGTGTACTGGGAGATTGCTCGAAGATGCAACTCTGGAG gAGTCCATGAAGAATATCAGCTGCCATATTATGACCTAGTGCCCTCTGACCCTTCCATTGAGGAGATGCGGAAGGTTGTATGTGACCAGAAGCTCCGTCCCAACATCCCCAACTGGTGGCAGAGTTACGAG GCGCTACGGGTGATGGGGAAGATGATGCGGGAGTGCTGGTACGCCAACGGTGCCGCCCGCCTCACTGCACTGCGCATCAAGAAGACCCTCTCCCAGCTCAGTGTGCAGGAGGACGTGAAGATCTAG
- the ACVR1B gene encoding activin receptor type-1B isoform X2: MVSIFNLDGMEHHVRTCIPKVELVPAGKPFYCLSSEDLRNTHCCYTDFCNKIDLRVPSGHLKEPEHPSMWGPVELVGIIAGPVFLLFLIIIIVFLVINYHQRVYHNRQRLDMEDPSCEMCLSKDKTLQDLVYDLSTSGSGSGLPLFVQRTVARTIVLQEIIGKGRFGEVWRGRWRGGDVAVKIFSSREERSWFREAEIYQTVMLRHENILGFIAADNKDNGTWTQLWLVSDYHEHGSLFDYLNRYTVTIEGMIKLALSAASGLAHLHMEIVGTQGKPGIAHRDLKSKNILVKKNGMCAIADLGLAVRHDAVTDTIDIAPNQRVGTKRYMAPEVLDETINMKHFDSFKCADIYALGLVYWEIARRCNSGGVHEEYQLPYYDLVPSDPSIEEMRKVVCDQKLRPNIPNWWQSYEALRVMGKMMRECWYANGAARLTALRIKKTLSQLSVQEDVKI, from the exons ATGGTCTCCATTTTCAACCTGGACGGGATGGAGCACCACGTGCGGACCTGCATCCCCAAAGTGGAGCTGGTCCCCGCCGGGAAGCCCTTCTACTGCCTGAGCTCCGAGGACTTGCGCAacacacactgctgctacactgaCTTCTGCAACAAGATCGACCTGAGGGTGCCCAGCG GTCATCTCAAGGAGCCTGAACACCCCTCCATGTGGGGCCCCGTGGAGCTGGTGGGCATCATTGCCGGCCCAGTGTTCCTCCTGTTTCTCATCATCATCATCGTTTTCCTTGTCATTAACTATCACCAGCGCGTCTATCACAACCGCCAGAGGCTGGACATGGAGGACCCCTCGTGTGAGATGTGTCTCTCCAAGGACAAGACGCTCCAGGACCTGGTCTACGACCTCTCCACGTCAGGGTCTGGCTCAG GGCTACCCCTCTTCGTCCAGCGCACAGTGGCCCGGACCATCGTCTTACAGGAGATAATTGGCAAGGGCCGGTTTGGAGAAGTGTGGCGTGGCCGCTGGCGGGGCGGTGATGTGGCTGTGAAAATATTCTCTTCTCGGGAGGAACGGTCTTGGTTCCGGGAAGCAGAGATATACCAGACAGTCATGCTTCGCCATGAAAACATCCTTGGGTTCATCGCCGCTGACAATAAAG ATAACGGCACCTGGACACAGCTGTGGCTCGTGTCAGACTATCACGAGCACGGCTCCCTGTTTGACTATCTGAACCGGTACACGGTGACCATCGAGGGGATGATCAAGCTGGCCTTGTCGGCCGCCAGCGGGCTGGCACACCTGCACATGGAGATCGTGGGCACCCAAG ggaaacctggaatTGCTCATCGAGACTTAAAGTCAAAGAACATCCTGGTGAAGAAAAATGGCATGTGCGCCATTGCAGACCTGGGTCTGGCTGTCCGTCACGATGCAGTCACGGACACCATAGACATTGCCCCTAACCAGAGGGTGGGAACTAAACG ATACATGGCCCCTGAAGTACTTGATGAAACCATCAACATGAAGCACTTTGACTCCTTTAAATGTGCTGATATCTATGCCCTCGGTCTTGTGTACTGGGAGATTGCTCGAAGATGCAACTCTGGAG gAGTCCATGAAGAATATCAGCTGCCATATTATGACCTAGTGCCCTCTGACCCTTCCATTGAGGAGATGCGGAAGGTTGTATGTGACCAGAAGCTCCGTCCCAACATCCCCAACTGGTGGCAGAGTTACGAG GCGCTACGGGTGATGGGGAAGATGATGCGGGAGTGCTGGTACGCCAACGGTGCCGCCCGCCTCACTGCACTGCGCATCAAGAAGACCCTCTCCCAGCTCAGTGTGCAGGAGGACGTGAAGATCTAG